ATGCTCCCTGCTCACCATGCCCTGCCCGCAGTCACGCTCCCAACCCAGCAGCCCCCGTTTGCCCCTGCCTGGAGGGCTTCTACCGGGCCAGTTCAGACCCACCAGAGGCCCCCTGCACTGGTGAGTTCCTCACCCAGCCCTGCAATGGGAAAGAGACTGGGAGAGGGGCCAGAAGTGGGGTAGCAGGCAACACTGGGGGCTCTTTGCATTTGGAGTGACTCGTTTTTCCCCTATTTTCTTGGCTTCCtcccctccctgtccccacccccttctctccctgacccatccttccctgggcccacatcctgcctctcTGGGCTACCCCCACCCCATGCtcttctgcctccttccctcTGGGCCACCCACCCTCCCCTGGCTCCTTCCTTCCTCAatcacccccactcctgccctctTGGCATTTGGACTGCCATATCCTCCGGCCCCCCAGGTCCTCCATCGGCTCCCCAGGAGCTTTGGTTTGAGGTGCAAGGCTCAGCACTCATGCTACACTGGCGCCTGCCTCGGGAGCTGGGGGGTCGAGGGGACCTGCTCTTCAATGTCGTGTGCAAGGAGTGTGAAGGCCGCCAGGAACCTGCCAGCGGTGGTGGGAGCACTTGTCGCCGCTGCAGGGATGAGGTCCACTTCGACCCTCGCCAGAGAGGCCTGACTGAGAGCCGAGTGTTAGTGGGGGGACTCcgggcacatgtaccctacatCTTAGAGGTGCAGGCTGTCAATGGGGTGTCTGAGCTCAGCCCTGACCCTCCTCAGGCTGCAGCCATCAATGTCAGCACCAGCCATGAAGGTGAGCTCTTTTCCTTGGCCTTCAGGATCCCCTGCCTCTGCTCCTTTGAGCCCCCTTCCCTACTCCTGATCTCCAGCCTGGTCCACCCCTGCCGCCCTCCCCTCAAGGCTGATCCTGCTCCCAGGGACTCCTATCCCCataataattttccttttgcACTCTAGTGCCCTCTGCTGTCCCTGTGGTGCACCAGGTGAGCCGGGCATCCAACAGCATTACGGTGTCCTGGCCGCAGCCCGACCAGACCAATGGGAACATCCTGGACTATCAGCTCCGCTACTACGACCAGGTGCGCAGGAGGAGTGGGGGGTCCGCAGTAGGGCTGGTAGGAGCTCACAGTCCCCACAGTGGGGCCCAGAGGTGACCAGGTGCACAGGAGGAATGAGGGGTCCACAACAGGGCTGGCAGGAGCTCACAGTCCCCACAGTAGGGGCCAGAGGCTGAATGGGCAAGGAGAGGTGCCCAGAAGCCTGCAGCACTGGACATGTGTCTGAGAGCCCTGTCAACCAGGGAGGGTGGCTGGGGGGCCGTAGGGGCAGAAGCAGGGGCAAGAGGGGGCCAGGCAGGGAGTGAGTGGCTGTTACCCCCAGGCAGAAGACGAATCCCACTCCTTCACCCTGACCAGCGAGACCAACACTGCCACCGTGACACAGCTGAGCCCTGGCCACATCTATGGTTTCCAGGTGCGGGCCCGGACTGCTGCCGGCCACGGCCCCTACGGGGGCAAAGTCTATTTCCAGACGCTTCCTCAAGGTGAGCGGTGGTCAAGGGCCAGATGGGCAGGTGAAGGCCCAAGTGGGTAGTGAGGAGAGGCCCAGGGACTGTCCGGCCTTGAACCCTGGCCCCGTGCTTCCCAACCAGAAGTTCTGTGGGAAAGGAGAGTGCCTTTTGCTCAGCAGCTGACCTAGGGGCTACTCGGGGAGGTGGGGAATTGTAGGGGTATAGATGCATGTTGAGTGTGGATACGGGAGGGCtgtggggatgtgtgtgtgtgtgttgtgtgtccctgtgtgtggATGTGGGAGGGCTATGGGcgtttgtgtgtgttgtgtgtcccTGTGCATGGATGTGGGAGGTTTGGGGCATGCGCGTGCatgttgtgtgtgcctgtggtgtgtgtgggtgccTGGGCACATGAACAAGCACCTGTGAGAGACCTGGCCCACCTGTGACCCTGTCGGCTGGTCCCCCAGGGGAGCTGTCTTCCCAGCTTCCGGAAAGACTCTCCTTGGTGATTGGCTCCATCCTGGGGGCTTTGGCCTTCCTCCTGCTGGCAGCCATCACCGTGCTGGCGGTCGTCTTCCAGCGGTgagtccccacccctgcccaacTCTGCCCAGCACCATTAACTCCACAGCCAAACCTCAAGTCCTGCCAAGTCTGGAGCCCCCTGCAGAAACCTCACACTGGTGCTCCTCCCGTCAGccagcccctgccctgggccccACGTGGAGGTGGGCAGGAGGGCCAGGCTGGCGTCCCCCCTCCACAGACCGACTAAAGAGCAGTCTGGAGGGTGACAAGGGGGCAGCAAGGGGGTGGAAATGGGAGCGTCATCCCCAGCCACCGTTTTGTTCCTCAGGAAGCGGCGTGGGACTGGCTACACGGAGCAGCTGCAGCAATACAGCAGCCCAGGTGGGGATGAGGAGAGGAAATGGGTGGGGCTGGGGAACACATGGGTGGGGCACATGGCAAGCAAGGCTGGATCCCCCCAAGATTGGGGGAGCTCCTTGGCACAACCTTCTGGAGGTAAGTGGGCATGTCTGGGGTGTGCGGGCAGCCCTGCGTTTCACAACACACTCATAACATACTCCACACCCCTCCAGGACTCGGGGTGAAGTATTACATCGACCCCTCCACCTACGAGGACCCCTGTCAGGCCATCCGAGAACTTGCCCGGGAAGTCGATCCTGCTTATATCAAGATTGAGGAGGTCATTGGGACAGGTAcagcagggccaaggcagggatCAGAGCGACGGGGCTCCCTTGTGGCCTCCGCTGGCCAGAGTCCCATCCAAACACAGCAGGACGCTGTGAGCCTTGATCCCCACCCCAACCTACACCTATTCTCCCAGGCTCTTTCGGAGAAGTGCGCCGGGGCCGCCTGCAGCCACGGGGACGGAGGGAGCAGACTGTGGCCATCCAGGCCCTGTGGGCCGGGGGCGCCGAAAGCCTGCAGATGACCTTCCTGGGCCGGGCCGCGGTGCTGGGTCAGTTCCAGCACCCCAACATCCTGCGGCTGGAGGGCGTGGTCACCAAGAGCCGACCCCTCATGGTGCTGACGGAGTTCATGGAGCTTGGCCCCCTGGACAGCTTCCTCAGggtcagtccagcctgggtgaaggaggAGGGTCCTTGGGTCCAGGAAAGCTTCCAGGAGATGAGGTCCTGTATCTTTGCTTCTTACCACCCCACCTTCCATGGTCTCCGTCCTTCCTTCCCAGCCATTTTCTGATTCCACACCCTCCCCCTCTCATGCTGTTGTCTGCTGTGCAGTATGTTGAGGTCTCCCCCTGTCTCCGATCACTGAcctctgccccctgccccttcccctcAGCAGCGGGAGGGCCAGTTCAGCAGCCTGCAGCTGGTGGCCATGCAGCGGGGAGTGGCTGCTGCCATGCAGTACCTGTCCAGCTTTGCCTTCGTCCATCGCTCGCTGTCTGCCCACAGCGTGCTGGTGAATAGCCACTTGGTGTGCAAGGTGGCCCGTCTTGGCCACAGTCCTCAGGTGAGAGCACAGCCTTGGGGACACAGCCTGGGGCCTTGTGGCATGCCCCAGCAggtgctggggtggggggtgagctGGAATCTGGGGTAGGTACCTCAGCCGGGGTGTCATAGTCCCTGAAAGGAGGGAGGCTCTCCTGTGTGATGGGGAGATGAAAGCCTCGGCGACGGGGTTTGAGGGATTTCAGGGACCGAGACAAAGGGgatgagggaggggaggagacctGCAACAATCTAAAACTACCTCCTGCCCTTCCCCCATTGTGGAGATTACACAGACTCCAAAGTCAGCACAGCTGGGTACAAATTCTTAACACTCTGCTCTCCAGctctatgaccttggacaagttcacTTTCTCTAAGCTTCACCTTCTgcttctgtgaaatggagataatatcaTCCACCTTggagggttgttatgaggattaaatgagatgcttGATGTAAAACCCTTAACATATCTGAGCACATAGTAGTTGTTCCATAAACGTGACTATTGCTTCTgcttctgtgaaatggagatgataTCATCCACCTTagagggttgttatgaggattaaatgagatgcttGATGTAAAACCCTTGGCATATCTGAgcacatagtagttgctcaataaacgTGACTATTACTATGATTATTACTATTTGCTTTTGACTTTACCCCTCAGGGCCCAAGTTGTTTGCTTCGCTGGGCAGCCCCAGAGGTCATTGCACATGGAAAGCATACAACATCCAGTGATGTCTGGAGCTTTGGGATACTCATGTGGGAAGTGATGAGTTATGGAGAACGGCCTTACTGGGACATGAGTGAGCAGGAGGTGAGCACTGACCTAGACACTGCTGATTTCCCACCCCGATCCCTCCCAGGTTGGAACATTCTAGGACCTCCATTCTCTACTCCGTTTGTATTCTAAGATCTCATGGCTCTTGGATTGCCATATCTTTGAGTTCCTTCTCCACTCCAACCTCATGCTCCACCAGATTCCAGCCCACCCTCTTACCCAACAAAGTACTCCCCTCTACTAACAAAACTTCCCATCGTCATAGTCTTCCTCTGACCCCCAGGTACTAAATGCAATAGAGCAGGAGTTCCGGCTGCCCCCGCCTCCAGGCTGTCCTCCTGGATTACATCTACTTATGTTGGACACTTGGCAGAAGGACCGTGCCCGGCGGCCTCATTTTGACCAGCTGGTGGCTGCATTTGACAAGATGATCCGCAAGCCAGATACCCTGCAGGCTGGCGGGGACCCAGGGGAAAGGTCTGGAGCTTGGGGCTAGAGCCTGGGAAAGCCAGGGAGGGTAGATGCAAACCTAAAGAAAACTGAGGAGAGGGGCTAAGATGAAGAGGAGACCTTGACCCTGCTTGCCCCTCCCCTCTTAGGCCTTCCCAGGCCCTTCTGACCCCTGTGGCCCTGGACTTTCCTTGTCTGGACTCCCCCCAGGCCTGGCTTTCAGCCATTGGACTGGAGTGCTACCAGGACAACTTCTCCAAGTTTGGCCTCTGTACCTTCAGTGATGTGGCTCAGCTCAGCCTAGAGTAAGCAGggagtggtggggtgggggcgaATGCTCCGGGCCCCTGGCTGGGGGTCGTATTGGGGATCTCGGAGAAGCTGGCCCAGATTTgatcccctccctccccaccagagACCTGCCTGCCCTGGGCATCACCCTGGCTGGCCACCAGAAGAAGCTGCTGCACCACATCCAGCTCCTTCAGCAACACCTGAGGCAGCAGGGCTCAGTGGAGGTCTGAGAATGACGATACCCGTGACTCAGCCCTGGACACTGGTCCGAGAAGGGACATGTGGGACGTGAGCCGGGCTCCAACAGCCTCTGTGAGAGATGCCCCACACCAAACCCAGCCCTCCCGATGGCTGCATTCCCTGGTCCTCCGCCTCTCCACCAGCCCCCTCCTCATTaaagggaaagaagggaatttgCAAGTTTGGTGTGGTGAGGCCTCAGTCTGCAAGGAAGGGTGAGGGAGGCCTCAACGTAGGAGCAGAGGGGTGGGGCCAGCAGATGGCACTGCAGAGATGCAGAAGGGCAGCTGGGCAGGGATCCGAAAACGACTTTATTGAAGATGGAGTTGGCAAGACCTAGCCCCACTTCCCACCCCCAGAGCCGTTCCTGTCTCCCTCACTCACACGCTTTCCACAAGCTCTGCACTTCCCTGCACCTGCCTGGGTGCCCTGGGAAGGGCTCTCTCCTGACTTATGACCCTGGGGTGGAGACCGAGCGCCCAAGCAGGCTGGCCTGTTTTTAAAGTGCTCTGACATGCAGTGCTCCTGTCGGAAGGGGTGATGAGCAGGCCGCAGGAGAGCTCCTCACGCCCTGCCAGCCCTGTGCTTGGGCTGGGCTTCGTCTGCCCCAGAGCTGAAGGAGTAATGCAGGCCTGGAGCAGTGATTCTCGACGTACATTCCTTGGCGTTCATGCTATTCCTCTTTCTCCCCTGGGGCCTGGGAGATGAGACCTctgggtgtttggtttttgttttgtttgatgcTCCTAGGAAAATGAGAGCAAGTTCCAGGAAGCGAAGTGAGAGCACGCAGTCAGATCTGATATTCCCAGCTCTCCCCGTCCTCCAGACCCCTGTTGATTATCCCACGCAGGTCTCTCCTCAGGGTCCCTTGCCGAAGCCTTTCCCAATTGGCACTGCTGCGGGAGGTACTTCGAGACACTGAGGGCGTAGGAAGGGACAGGTGGGGGCTGAAGGGACAGCCCAGCTCTAGTTTTTCCACTGAGTCTTTGTCCAAATCCTCAGAGCCCCGGGTGTGGAAGGCCTGTGCGTAGCGTTGGATCCGCTGCCGGTTGAGATCTTGCCTGTCTTCCACCCTGTGGAATGCGGGAGGACTTGAGACACAGCCAGGACTTGAAGAACAGATCCAAGAAGGATGCTTGTCTGTTATCCCCTGGTCCTCCCATCCCCGCCATTGCTGGCCTTTTCCCTTTTCTGCAGCCATGGTGGATGCCTGGGTCACTGGCCCCTTGGCAGCTAGGCCTCAGAAAGCAGCAGTCTCTGCCACAGACTCCCTGGATGCTTTGAGAAGTCTGAGCTCCAAACGGGACCCCTTCCTCACCAGCTCAATCAACAAGCATAGAGCCTAGGGAGCACACAGGCCTCCACAGGGACCCCAGGAGCCGGAAGCTGTCTGAGCAGGGGGATACCCTGCTGATGAGGCTTCTCAGGGGACACCTACCCCCGCATATCACTCACCGCAGGAACCAGCGGTCCCCCAGGCCGTACTCCCGTCCGCAGATCCCAGAGCGAGGCCACAGGCAGCGAGGCAGCTTCCGCTCCAGCATCACCGTGGTGGCCACGATCTGCGTATGGGAACAAAAGGGGAAGTCAgagatgaggctgggcgcagACAGAGGAAAGAGAACTGCAGACAGAGAAGAAAGCGAGAGCAGGAGAGGATGCGGGGCAAAGGTTAACAGTCTAGCAACGGCAAGGAAACTTGGGAGCTTGTGGTTTCCCCGGGGGTGATGAACAACACCCCTGGATCTGGGAGGTGGGGCAGCCTTTGTTGACCTTCTTCAGTGGGAGAGAGTTGATAGAGCTTGAGACCAACAATTCTTTACCCAATGACCCGACATCCGTGACGCAGCCAGGCCAGAGGCAGGAGAAAGACAGGAAGCAGAAGCCCCATTCCCAGGAGCACAGGCACCAGAGAAAGCAAATAGAAAGGGCTTTTAAGGGCTCCCAGATATTTTGACCCTACAGACATAAAGGCCACTTATAAATAAACATCCCATTTAGAATATCAATATATATtcctggagaaaatatttttctgagagAACCTTATTTCCCAGCTTAGTTTTTCCACTCCGTTTTCTACACAGCATAGTTAAATGCCTTCCAGTTTGGgaaatttccattattttgctgaaatgatttttttagataaattattttctaggtgttttttaaatgaggattTGATTCATCTCATGGTCTTCTCTCCCTATCTTGAAGATCTGGCTGAAGATAGCTTCTGCTACTATAGGAAGTTTTGGTGGCATTACTTTTTTAACACATCCTGCTTTCCATATCAAATTTTGCAGACTTAAATATTATCAAGAGGACTTGATACTCCAGTTTTTATTTGGGAACAAAATGTACTGAGTGCAATTTTAGCCACcgttaattttcttttgatttatttcttgTTGATTCCTCTAGAAAACACTGAGCTTTTAACTGTTGAGAAAACTGTGAGGCATTCTTCTCAGCGATTCCAGTATTGCCTGGTTGAATTGCTAATCAGTGCTTCTGTACATTTTGCATGATTTTGCTAGCTTTGCCACAACTGTCCAAACATAAGTGGGGTGGAGATATCCTGCCTCTCAGCTTGGCAGGTTCCTTGGTAGGAAAGGGATGACTTGCCCTAACCCTCCCTGCCACCAGGGGGCTCACCTGGGCCCTCCACAGCTCATCCCGCTCATGGGCCACTCGCCAGTGAGTGTCGCCCATCATGGCAATGAGGAGGTTGAGCATGAGCAGTGTGGCGATGATGGCAAAGGCAGCATAGGTGATGCTGTACATGAAGGGCAGGTCCACGTTGTAGTTGGCTGGGCCATCGATGATGGTAAGGAACAGCTCGAAGGTGCTGAACAGGGCCATGGGGTAGTCGTAGAAGTGGCCTAGCTCCTCGGGGTCCTCTGTCTGGAAGATGATATAGAAGGCTGCTCCACCCAAGGGGGTGAGGGTTACCATGGCAACCATGCAGACGACCAGCCCACCCCGGGCTCTGCGTGCATGTCCATCCTGGTCCCTTCATCTCAATATCACCAGCTCTGCAGTGCTCCAAACTTTAGGTTTTTACGGTCCCTAGTTTTCTATGAGCCTCATCTTGATCCTAAGAGCCACCTCTCCCTAACACTCCCGATTTTTCTCACCTCTGGAGGACGTCCCATCCTCTGATACCATAGGTCTCCTCTGATCTCTGCATTACTCCTCCTCCCCAAGTTTAGCCAGAGCCAGTGCCCCCTAGATTTTCTCATCTCTTCCCTGCCATGGCCCCTGGTCCTGGACAGATGATTACCTGAAGCAAAGCCCAGGATGACCACAGCCATCAGCCAGCAGAATCGCATCAGGTCGCCAAAAATCATCTAGAAGGAGCAGGAGGCAGAGAACATCTGCACACATTCCCCAAGCAATTTCCCCATCCAGCCTCTAACAGGTCTCACCCCAACAAGTCTCACAGCTCCACCCTCTGGGACAGGGATTGGCTATCTATGGCCTGTGGACCAGATCTACCTGACCTGTTTTGGTGTGGCCTTTGAACTGAAAAGggtttctacattttttaaaaggattgttaaaaaagaagaaaaacatgcagTGAGGCCATGTGTGGCTTGCAGAACCTGCAATGTCTACTGTTCTGCCCTTTATGGGACTGTCTGCTGACTGTGGCTCTGGGGCCTTTCTCTAGGGAGCTTGGGGGGAGGACTGACCTTCTGAATCATGATGGTGAAGGGGCCTAGCATCTGGAATCCTCGGGCGAAGTACATGACGTTGCACCAGCCCAGCACGAGTGCAAAGGACATGGGTACCACCTCCCCGCTGGCACTGCTGAGCCGCATCACCATGGTCACCAGCACCATGAAGGCATAGGTGATGctgggggagcagggaggagggtGATGAGGGGAGGGCTGGGATGATCCTGGGGACCTGACAGCAAGAATGTAGCTGGGAAAGTACCCACACATGCAGATTCAGCCTCCCAACACTCAATGCCCAGGGTCATACACACAGCACTAGAGAGGGGGCTCTGGAGCTAAGGTTCTTGAGAGGTCAGGAATCCAAGGAGTGGAACTGGAGCCCTGTTGAGGGAAGGGATGGGAGTGAGAGGAAGGAAACTCACATGAGGACATGGAATGGGCCCCCAAGGATGGTCTGTCCAAAGAAGCGAGTGACCCCCATTCTGAAGATGTCTGGAACCTGAAGAGGTCAGGGAGACACAAAGGCACTCAGATACCGGAACTTGGGCTGGATTCCTCGGGCAGACAGCCTCACCCAGAGTCCATCCACACCTCACCTCTACCAGCAGGATGATGATAGCCCCAATGACAGTCACCAGCTCCCCCACCAGCCGGATATCATCCTTAGGGGTCACGTAGGCTTCCTAATGGGGGAGAAGAACAGTCAAAATGCTCAGGGCTTTCAGGCCTCTGCCCTGCATTTCCATGGTGCCCAGGGTCACCAGCCTTAGCAGATTCTTTTTAATCTGTTAGGTTTGGGTCTTCTCAAACTCTGCTCTCAGAGTAAGGGCgtatgtgtgtttttgtgggCATGCATTTGGAGTTTGTACCCATATATTTGAGATTAGAGCAAGGGGAGAAATGGTGTGAGGGAGGAAAGGGACACCAGTCTCTGAGGACAGAGAGCCAAGTCCTGCCCTGCTGATCTGCTCCTACAAGGGTGTCACCTGAAGTAGCTTCTGCTGTAAGAGGGTGTTGTCCCGGGGGCTTGTGCGGTTATTGGTCCTGGGCTTGAGGGGGCGGTAGATGCAGCACATGGTGAAGCAGATGATGTACAGCAGATATATGGCACCCAGCATGCAGAAGTACGGCCGCCCGTACCGCTTCCACTTGAGGCTCACCAGCTCCTTCACCGGCGTCTGGTCCAGGATCTGGCGAGCCTGCAACAGAAAGAGAACAGGCGGCTCAGAGACCCTGACACCCATCCCCAGCCACAGCCTGCTGTCATGAGCCATACCTCCCGCTTCTTGGTGGTGATGATAAGTTCCAGCAGGGACTGCTCATCCCCTGAGGAGTCGATCTCTGTGAGGTCATAGAGAGTCGAGGTCAGTGGTCCATACGTCCACTGGGTGTGCTTCCGCTTCTGCATCAGGTGCTGAAACATCTAAGGGAAAGTGAAGATGACTCAGGAGCAGTAAGCAAAGGGGATGGTCACAGAGTGTGGATAGGATGCATGTGCAGGAGGACAGCACCCCTGGAGAAGGTGGCTGCCCTTTCATTTTGATGACAGCCTTTAGAGGGCAGAAGAACCCACATTCACAGTGACATTCATAGGTTCCTCATCCTCTCCCATGACTCCCTCCAGAGTTTGGAAAGGGGAGACAAGAGGCTGGAGGGCCCTGCTCTGGGGGCTGAAAGGGAAGGTGGGCTGGGGCATTACAGACAATCCCAGCATGGGATCTAGACTCTGTAACCCCCAATGCCTCAGGGGAAAAGGAGTGGGCAAGAAAGGGAACAGGTAACCAGAGTGGGAGGGGTTGAAAACTTTCTGAGTTGAGAATGGGATCTAAGCATCAGGGATCACGTTCACCTCTGTTTCTCCCAGGGCCAGCAGGATAGGTTGAGGGTCATTAGAAAGACACCTCAGGGATGGGGACCATCTCTCACCACAGTGTTACCCTCCACTCCAGCCAGCTTGAAAGGGGTGAGACCCTGGTGATTGGGCACGAGGTCCAGGGGCTGCAGGTGGTCCCCATGTCTGTCGTAGGACAGCAGCAGGTTGTACATCTGGCAGGCAAAGGTTTTGTTGGGCTGGAGGATGAGGATGTGTAACACTGTGTTTCCTGGGGAGGACACAGGGTATCATGTGGCCACTGGCCTAAAGTCCCTGATGTCCCCATCGCCACCCTGAGGTCTTCCTGAAGGTCCCAGCCCCTCTGCTCACCCTGTCCCTCACTCCCTGCAGCATCCCAGCTCCCCTCCCCATCTCAGCTCTTACCCAGGGAGTCCTGGGCCCGGATGTCAGCTCCATGCTCAATGAGCAGCCGCACGATCTCCTCGCTGTTCACACAGGCAGCAAAGGACAAAGGGTGCTCCCCTGTGGACACAGAGAGATCTATGGTAGGAGAGTGCAGAATGGCAGGATGGGGTGGGCAGTCTCCCCCAAGTGACAGCCTTATCTTCCCCCACATCTCAGCTCAGGGCTTGAGGACACTTTTCCTGCAGAACCAGAGGAAGGGTCATGGAGTAAATTGGCCTCTAGTCTGATTAAGCCCTAGAAGGATTGCTCCTCCCAGCTGCCCAACAGATACAGCTGAAGACAAGATCCTCctctgcctggccctgccctgccttgcccaCCTTTCCAACTGCCCGTCCTCCAAGCCCAGCCCTGCTCTCACCAAAGTAGATGAGGTTGCGGGGACTACGGCGGAAGGCAGTGCCTGTGGCTCTGGCAGAGACACTGGCCCTGCGGGCAAGCAGGGCTCGCACCAGGTTCACGTTCTGGTTCACAACAGCGATGTGCAGTGCAGTCTGACCTGGCCCAGAGATAGCTGTCAGTCACGGGTCTGTCCCCAGGATCCTGCAGGGGGTCCCTCCCATATGCACCCCGGTCTCTTTCCCTCAGGGGTAG
This genomic interval from Gorilla gorilla gorilla isolate KB3781 chromosome 6, NHGRI_mGorGor1-v2.1_pri, whole genome shotgun sequence contains the following:
- the TRPV6 gene encoding transient receptor potential cation channel subfamily V member 6 isoform X2 — its product is MGLSLPKEKGLILCLWSKFCRWFQRRESWAQSRDEQNLLQQKRIWESPLLLAAKENDVQALNKLLKYEDCKVHQRGAMGETALHIAALYDNLEAAMVLMEAAPELVFEPMTSELYEGQTALHIAVVNQNVNLVRALLARRASVSARATGTAFRRSPRNLIYFGEHPLSFAACVNSEEIVRLLIEHGADIRAQDSLGNTVLHILILQPNKTFACQMYNLLLSYDRHGDHLQPLDLVPNHQGLTPFKLAGVEGNTVMFQHLMQKRKHTQWTYGPLTSTLYDLTEIDSSGDEQSLLELIITTKKREARQILDQTPVKELVSLKWKRYGRPYFCMLGAIYLLYIICFTMCCIYRPLKPRTNNRTSPRDNTLLQQKLLQEAYVTPKDDIRLVGELVTVIGAIIILLVEVPDIFRMGVTRFFGQTILGGPFHVLIITYAFMVLVTMVMRLSSASGEVVPMSFALVLGWCNVMYFARGFQMLGPFTIMIQKMIFGDLMRFCWLMAVVILGFASAFYIIFQTEDPEELGHFYDYPMALFSTFELFLTIIDGPANYNVDLPFMYSITYAAFAIIATLLMLNLLIAMMGDTHWRVAHERDELWRAQIVATTVMLERKLPRCLWPRSGICGREYGLGDRWFLRVEDRQDLNRQRIQRYAQAFHTRGSEDLDKDSVEKLELGCPFSPHLSLPTPSVSRSTSRSSANWERLRQGTLRRDLRGIINRGLEDGESWEYQI
- the TRPV6 gene encoding transient receptor potential cation channel subfamily V member 6 isoform X1, producing the protein MAPPALMEDPEVPAAEAHTSVYNGVKPGPLPPQLGMLTVSSFPIPSLHRIWESPLLLAAKENDVQALNKLLKYEDCKVHQRGAMGETALHIAALYDNLEAAMVLMEAAPELVFEPMTSELYEGQTALHIAVVNQNVNLVRALLARRASVSARATGTAFRRSPRNLIYFGEHPLSFAACVNSEEIVRLLIEHGADIRAQDSLGNTVLHILILQPNKTFACQMYNLLLSYDRHGDHLQPLDLVPNHQGLTPFKLAGVEGNTVMFQHLMQKRKHTQWTYGPLTSTLYDLTEIDSSGDEQSLLELIITTKKREARQILDQTPVKELVSLKWKRYGRPYFCMLGAIYLLYIICFTMCCIYRPLKPRTNNRTSPRDNTLLQQKLLQEAYVTPKDDIRLVGELVTVIGAIIILLVEVPDIFRMGVTRFFGQTILGGPFHVLIITYAFMVLVTMVMRLSSASGEVVPMSFALVLGWCNVMYFARGFQMLGPFTIMIQKMIFGDLMRFCWLMAVVILGFASAFYIIFQTEDPEELGHFYDYPMALFSTFELFLTIIDGPANYNVDLPFMYSITYAAFAIIATLLMLNLLIAMMGDTHWRVAHERDELWRAQIVATTVMLERKLPRCLWPRSGICGREYGLGDRWFLRVEDRQDLNRQRIQRYAQAFHTRGSEDLDKDSVEKLELGCPFSPHLSLPTPSVSRSTSRSSANWERLRQGTLRRDLRGIINRGLEDGESWEYQI
- the TRPV6 gene encoding transient receptor potential cation channel subfamily V member 6 isoform X3, whose amino-acid sequence is MAPPALMEDPEVPAAEAHTSVYNGVKPGPLPPQLGMLTVSSFPIPSLHRIWESPLLLAAKENDVQALNKLLKYEDCKVHQRGAMGETALHIAALYDNLEAAMVLMEAAPELVFEPMTSELYEGQTALHIAVVNQNVNLVRALLARRASVSARATGTAFRRSPRNLIYFGEHPLSFAACVNSEEIVRLLIEHGADIRAQDSLGNTVLHILILQPNKTFACQMYNLLLSYDRHGDHLQPLDLVPNHQGLTPFKLAGVEGNTVMFQHLMQKRKHTQWTYGPLTSTLYDLTEIDSSGDEQSLLELIITTKKREARQILDQTPVKELVSLKWKRYGRPYFCMLGAIYLLYIICFTMCCIYRPLKPRTNNRTSPRDNTLLQQKLLQEAYVTPKDDIRLVGELVTVIGAIIILLVEVPDIFRMGVTRFFGQTILGGPFHVLIITYAFMVLVTMVMRLSSASGEVVPMSFALVLGWCNVMYFARGFQMLGPFTIMIQKMIFGDLMRFCWLMAVVILGFASDRGPRGARPLLRLPHGPVQHLRAVPYHHRWPSQLQRGPALHVQHHLCCLCHHRHTAHAQPPHCHDGRHSLASGP